A single window of Flavobacterium aestivum DNA harbors:
- a CDS encoding NAD-dependent epimerase/dehydratase family protein, whose amino-acid sequence MKVVFLFGGSGYISYFLINRFIELNKFDKYIIYDINRPEYFETIPDIVIYEKCDVRNPIPFYTGELNPSESWVFNLAAIHREPGHDPKEYFDTNIIGAKNINVFTENLKIENFFFISSIAPYGRSKNVCVENSPLYPETPYGISKAMVELEHKTWLASNVFKRLIIVRPSVIYGPKDPGNIYRTIKALKKGIFVLPNGGNVIKAYGYVYGLIDSILFTMEKKDREITYNYAEYPLLNLKEMTQEIKHNLNYKKPTLSLPMPILITLARIIQIIFKLIGKKSDLHPTRVKKAGFPTNIKPQYLIDTGFEFKYGFAKSLAHWKSNTPKDFE is encoded by the coding sequence ATGAAAGTTGTTTTTTTATTCGGTGGATCAGGTTATATCAGTTATTTTCTAATTAATCGTTTTATAGAGCTTAATAAATTTGATAAATATATTATCTATGACATAAATCGCCCTGAATACTTTGAAACTATTCCTGATATTGTAATTTATGAAAAATGTGATGTAAGAAATCCGATTCCTTTCTATACTGGAGAACTTAATCCTTCAGAATCATGGGTATTTAATCTTGCTGCTATTCATAGAGAGCCTGGCCATGATCCCAAAGAATATTTTGATACAAACATAATCGGAGCAAAAAACATCAATGTTTTTACGGAAAATCTAAAAATTGAAAACTTTTTTTTCATAAGTAGCATTGCTCCTTACGGTAGATCAAAAAATGTTTGTGTTGAAAATTCACCGTTGTATCCAGAAACCCCCTATGGAATATCAAAAGCAATGGTAGAGTTAGAACATAAAACTTGGCTTGCGAGCAATGTCTTTAAAAGATTAATTATTGTAAGACCTAGTGTTATTTACGGACCTAAAGATCCAGGCAATATTTATAGAACCATAAAAGCCTTGAAAAAAGGTATTTTTGTTTTGCCTAATGGCGGAAATGTAATTAAAGCCTATGGTTATGTTTACGGTTTGATAGACAGTATCTTATTCACAATGGAAAAGAAAGACAGGGAAATAACCTATAATTATGCCGAATATCCTTTGTTGAATCTAAAAGAGATGACGCAAGAAATTAAACATAATTTGAATTATAAAAAACCTACTTTGAGTTTACCCATGCCTATTTTAATCACTTTAGCAAGAATTATTCAAATAATATTTAAACTAATTGGTAAGAAATCGGATCTTCATCCCACTCGAGTTAAAAAGGCAGGATTCCCAACAAATATTAAACCTCAATATTTAATAGATACTGGTTTTGAATTTAAATACGGTTTTGCAAAGTCATTAGCGCATTGGAAATCTAATACCCCGAAAGATTTCGAATAA
- a CDS encoding glycosyltransferase: MQKTKIVHISETFVSGVYTYIRQLTYFCSKDDRFQNFVIYSGERSETNDDFIKEDFFPNVEFRRITMSREISPLKDLKSLIKIILEIRKIKPEIIHVHSSKAGVLGRIARLFYPKAKLFYTPHGYSFIREDISGNKKQVYYLLEKIITKIFGGTIIACGDYEFIKAEGLGKAELIRNGVDIDSVSKHIRPYNNQKFTIGTSGKIYIPKNPELFNKLALKLPNYQFVWIGDGELKDKLTAENIIITGWKSNNETLKLANEFDVFLSTSSWEGLPFNIIEAMVLSKPIVSSNINGNKPTVINSQNGFLCDKIEDYVNAFQILEDKSIREQFGKRSFQIADELFNMNKNFNQLIALYLK, encoded by the coding sequence ATGCAAAAAACAAAAATAGTACATATTTCTGAAACCTTTGTTAGTGGAGTTTACACCTACATAAGACAGCTTACTTATTTTTGTTCAAAAGACGATAGATTTCAAAATTTTGTTATTTATAGTGGAGAAAGATCTGAAACAAATGATGATTTTATTAAGGAGGACTTTTTTCCAAATGTTGAGTTTAGGAGAATTACTATGTCAAGAGAGATTTCTCCTTTGAAAGATCTAAAATCATTAATAAAAATTATCCTCGAAATAAGAAAAATTAAACCGGAAATAATACATGTGCATTCTTCAAAAGCAGGAGTATTAGGTAGAATTGCTAGATTGTTTTACCCAAAAGCAAAATTGTTTTATACACCGCATGGTTATTCTTTTATTAGAGAAGATATATCAGGAAATAAAAAACAGGTATATTATTTATTAGAAAAAATAATAACTAAAATATTTGGTGGTACTATCATTGCATGTGGTGATTATGAATTCATAAAAGCAGAAGGGCTTGGTAAAGCTGAGTTGATTAGAAATGGAGTTGATATTGATTCCGTTTCAAAACACATTAGACCATATAACAATCAAAAATTTACAATTGGAACAAGTGGTAAGATATATATACCGAAAAACCCTGAGTTATTCAATAAACTGGCGTTAAAACTTCCCAATTATCAATTTGTATGGATTGGGGATGGTGAGTTAAAAGATAAACTTACTGCTGAAAATATTATCATTACGGGTTGGAAGTCTAATAATGAAACACTCAAATTAGCTAATGAATTTGATGTTTTTTTATCTACATCTTCTTGGGAAGGGCTTCCATTTAATATAATTGAAGCAATGGTGCTCTCTAAGCCTATTGTTTCGTCTAATATTAACGGAAATAAACCAACTGTAATTAATTCTCAAAATGGATTTTTATGTGATAAAATTGAAGATTATGTTAATGCATTTCAAATTTTAGAGGATAAAAGCATAAGGGAACAATTTGGTAAAAGATCATTCCAAATAGCTGATGAATTGTTTAATATGAATAAAAACTTCAATCAATTGATTGCTTTGTATCTAAAATAG